The region CAGCCGGGCGGGGGCGTGGATCACGGGATCGAGGTCGGTCACGGCCGGCTCCCGCGCACGGCGCGGCGGCTGCGGACCACGTGCGCGACGACGGCACCCAGCAGCAGTCCGCCACCCCCGCGGTCGCCATGAGGAGGTAGTTGCCGGGCGTGCCGGCGAGGGCGCCGATCCCTGCCATGAGCGCGATCCAGACACCGAGCACGAACCACGGCACGTCACGCTCCATCGCGCCGCCCGCCATGTAGAGGGCGCCGACGACGAGGCACGGCAGCGCGGCACCGACGATGCCGGAGATCTCCGGCGAGACGTCCGCCCGACCGAGGCCCGCGAACACCAGGCCGACGGCGATGAAGGCGACGCACCAGGTCCAGCCGTACATCGCCCCCGTCACGACGCGCGCTCCGCGCAGGCCGCGCGAGCGGCGGAGCACGTGGGCGATCGTGACGGCGACCGCGGCGGCCAGCAGGGCGTAGAACACGGTGAAGGCCCAGCCGGACGGGCGGTCGGCGCCCGGCGCGCGAGCGGTCAGCCACAGGACGCCGAAGCCGAACAGCCAGGCGAGGCCCCAGACCGCGTAGATGAGGCGCGGGTCGGGGGTGAGGCGGCTGCCGACGCGGCCGCCGTCGCCGAGGATGCGGGCGGCGACGGCGGGGTCGAGGGCGTCGTCGTCCGGGTGCGGCGTTCCGTGTGTCGTCATGCAGACAGGTTTGCAGAGCAAACTCGTTTGCGTCAAGAGGCGCGCGTGGAGCTGTTCGGATGGCGCTGGGGACTGCGGCGACACGAGCGGCGGCGACCGTCCGGGCAGCAAAGAGGCCGGCCTCCGGTTCGCCCCACCGAAGGCCGGCCGATGCCAGTTCTACCACAGCGGATTCACCACCAGAACCCCCTGTCCGGTGATCGAACACGATCGAAACCAGTGTGAATCGAGAGAGAACGTTCACATCTGCACCGCTGCATCCAGACCCTGCTCAGCACGAGGTGGTAGAACGCTCGGGTGAGCGACATCAGCGACGCGGTCCCCCTCTCGACCGCCGCACGCAGGCGCCGACTGACCCAGGAGATCTGGCTCGTGCTCGGCGTCGCGATCCTCGGGAGCGCGACCTACGCCGTCCTGAACCTGATCGACCGCTACACGATCGACGTCCCGCTCCAGCAGCAGTCGGCGGCGCTGAACGTCACCCAGAACGAGCGCCCCTGGCTCGACCTCCTGTACCAGCTGCGCCGCATCGCGCTCATCGCGCTGCCGGCGCTCCTGGCGCTGTACCTCCTGTCCGCGAACGGGCGCAGCGCCGTCCGCCGCATCGGCCTCACGCTCGCCCGTCCGGGGCGCGACCTCCTGCACGGGATCGCACTCGCGGCCGCCGTCGGCATCCCCGGCCTCGGCGTGTACGCGCTGGGGCGGGCACTCGGCGTGACCGTGGAGGTGCGGCCCGCCGCGCTCGACGCCGTCTGGTGGACCGTCCCGGTGCTGATCCTCGCCGCGCTCGCGAACGGGTTCCTGGAGGAGGTCGTCGTGGTCGGCTACCTCGCCGAGCGGCTGCGGGACCTGCGCTGGGGGGTCGCCGCGATCATCGTGGCCAGCTCGCTCCTGCGCGGCAGCTACCACCTCTACCAGGGGCCCGGGATGGCGATCGGCAACGTCGCGATGGGCGTCCTGTTCGCCTGGTACTACCTCGTGCCGAGGTGGGGTGGGCGGGTCATGCCGCTCGTCGTCGCCCACACGCTGATCGACGTCGTCGCGTTCGTCGGATACGCGCTGATCCCGGCGGCGTGGCTCGCGGCCATCGGCGTCGGCTGATGCGCCTCCCCCGGCAGCGGGGGGCACGAGCCTAGACTCGCCCGCGTGAGCGACAGGCCGGTCCCGGGGGCGACGGGCTCGCCGGAGCAGACCGGGGCCGACGACGAGGGCCTCGTGACCTCCGACGTGCCCGGGTACCAGCGCACGCAACGACTGGACCGCGCGAGCCTCGAGCAGTCCGATGCGGCCACCGGTCCCGAGCCGGCCCCCGGTCCCGAGCCGGCCCCCGGCGCCCCGCCGGCCCCCGGCGCCCCGCCGCCACCGGAGCCGCAGGAGACGAAGCTCCAGCACGACACCGCCGAGATCGCCGCGCGCCTGCCCGCGCCCGCCGCACCCAGCCGCCCGACCGGGCGCACGGTCGAGGTCGTGGATCTGCCCGTCTACCGCCTCCGGCGCCCGGGCGACCTGCTGGCCGCCGTCGTCACCACTCTCGGCATCGCCCTCGTGCTCCTGCTGGCCGTGTTCGCGCACGCCACGACCGAGGGCGTCACGGAGGACGTGCGCGGCGCGATCCCCGGCACGCTCCAGAGCGTGCTGCTCGCCCCGGTGAACCTCCTCGAGGGCGTGGTGACGTTCCTGCTGCCGATCGTCATCGCCGTCGAACGCCTCTTCCGCCGACAGGTGCGGCTCGTGGGCGAGGCGGTCGCGGCCGCGCTCGTCGCGGGGCTGGCGACCGCCGGGGCCGCCTGGCTCCTGGAGACCGTGGGGCCGGACGTGCTG is a window of Litorihabitans aurantiacus DNA encoding:
- a CDS encoding CPBP family intramembrane glutamic endopeptidase, yielding MSDISDAVPLSTAARRRRLTQEIWLVLGVAILGSATYAVLNLIDRYTIDVPLQQQSAALNVTQNERPWLDLLYQLRRIALIALPALLALYLLSANGRSAVRRIGLTLARPGRDLLHGIALAAAVGIPGLGVYALGRALGVTVEVRPAALDAVWWTVPVLILAALANGFLEEVVVVGYLAERLRDLRWGVAAIIVASSLLRGSYHLYQGPGMAIGNVAMGVLFAWYYLVPRWGGRVMPLVVAHTLIDVVAFVGYALIPAAWLAAIGVG